The DNA window TTTGAAAGATCAAACACCAAAAAACTGAAATGTCAACTTCTTCTTTCTACAGGTTCACTATAAACACCTTGTGAGACAGACAAACTAACTACAGTAGGACCAGTTATTGCAGCAACATTGGCAATTGAATCTCTACTGAAGCACCCATTATAACCTCTTCTTTGCTCGTATCTGCGAGTGGTGGAATATCTCCTCCAGACCTAGAGAAAAACAATGGCACATTTCCTGCCATTACAGAACCATGTATACATATTGAAGATGAAAAGGGGTGGTGGCACAAGATgagtacaataatttaaaaataaataaaagctaGTAAAAGATGATAACCATATTGAAGAGACCCACCTAGGCAATTAAAAGAGGGCTGAAGAAACATTGGTCCCCAAGTTCTCCATGGCCACCAAGATGGATGATCATGCTTTGGGATATTAACAGAAATCcataaggatggtcctaaatgAGCAGAATAGTGTCACAGTCGAAATCGTAGAATGGTGAGACAGGTGAAGATTAGAAACAACTAACAAGTATTTACTTGTTGGGTCTGTGTCaatgtttgaataaaaataaagaccGGATTTAGCAGCAGCAATAGAAGCAGACAAAACGAGAGATCGAAGAAGAGAGCTTTTGTTGGATGTAGGAAACCTCTTCTGTGAGTTCAAATAAGAAACAAAAGACTTATGAGGAGGAATAGCGAAAAGCAACAATCtatgaaaagaagaagaagatgaagccTACCAGAATAGTAACTTCCGAGTTCAACATTTTTCCCACCAATTTCACTTGTCGCATCAACAGACGAAGACAGTTTCTGTAGCAATAATGGGGATCTCTTGAAGAGTCTCACAACAAAACAATTAGGAAGCTTTCTTCTATCAATAGAGAGATGGTGTATGTCGGGTTCAATATTACAAGTGATCCATTATGTTTTCCTTATCCCTGCAAGAATAATACAGATTGTTGCATGCTAAAGTTCAAGAAATATAATATGTGTTGTTGTTTAAGAGAAATAATCATATACACATTGGTACCTGGTTGACATAGATAATGGTACCTAATTGACTAGATAAGCTGCTCCATCAGAAGATCTACAAAATAGAGCAATGTAGTGATGAAGGTTTAGATATAAGACTCCAGATACAGAAAGAAAACAGGTGGGTAGGTAACAAAAGAAGACATATACCATTGTCTAGAGAATTCATAATTGAGACAACTGGGCACTAACTAAAGAACACTTCATATCTGGGCTATACTAGAGCTTGGGTGGATATAAACTGTCTGGGGATGTTTGAAGGTCTTGTAAGCTCCACTCTTTTGCAGTCTTGCAGAATGGGGGAAGAAACCTGACCAACAAAATCTCAATTACCAAAAGAAGAAATGCTTTGAGGAAATCAGAATTAATCCTGGAGGGCCATGTCTGTGGTCTATACACTTATTTATTGCTTCAAAATCATTATCGTTAGATGTCAGTTCAATTTCAACCCGCTTTTGAGTATAAACCACACCCAATGGTGAGGACTTAAAGAATACTTGCaataaacaaaattgacaaCAATATAGTAGAGACAAGAATGAAGATAATAGACCATAAGTTGCATTAGTACATAGTTAAAGACAACAACAATCAGTAAACTTAAAAGGCCATTTTTAAGggcataattttttaaaattttgagacCAAGATTTTACCCTAGAAGATAATAGACCgtaaattgtattatattgtGGTTAAAGACTGGAACAACCAGCAAAATTAGAAAGCCATTTAAGAacatagtttttattattatctcaCTCATGTTTTGCATACACACAAGGTTAGGACCTAATCCCAGCGCCATGACCTCCCATTCAATCAAGTTTCTTCTATTAAAACCTCAAACTCATTGAACCTAAAACCTAATCCTCCTCTTAGTTCAAGAGTCTTACCAGTTGAGCTAACATGAGTGATAGAACATAGCTTATATTGC is part of the Impatiens glandulifera unplaced genomic scaffold, dImpGla2.1, whole genome shotgun sequence genome and encodes:
- the LOC124917185 gene encoding uncharacterized protein LOC124917185, which encodes MRQVKLVGKMLNSEVTILKRFPTSNKSSLLRSLVLSASIAAAKSGLYFYSNIDTDPTRPSLWISVNIPKHDHPSWWPWRTWGPMFLQPSFNCLDLHRVTLGKSVGSGTIMDSDGTILTCAHLVVSHGLSTKVGKVDVTLQDGRTFEG